Proteins encoded together in one uncultured Desulfosarcina sp. window:
- a CDS encoding NAD(P)-dependent oxidoreductase — MTQKILVTGAAGFVSGYLIPELLENNYQVVGIDNYSKYGKVSKSFDDHPNYHFVEGDVKDTALMYDLAADCHQIVAIAAMIGGISYFHEFAYDLLAENERITASTFDAAINAFQHGRLNKINVVSSSMVFESTTTYPTPEGEERRCPPPLSSYGFQKLATEYFARAAYDQYALPYTIIRPFNCIGVGERRSCQEKAIYSGNVKLAMSHVVPDLIQKILKGQDPLHLLGEGNQIRHYTYGGDLATGIRLCMENEAALNQDFNLSTAKSTSVIELAEIIWKKINPNKPFQWVADKPYQYDVQKRVPSTQKAYSVLGFKANTPLESTLDEIITWIQEQIRVGTI, encoded by the coding sequence ATGACTCAGAAGATTTTAGTTACCGGGGCGGCTGGATTTGTCTCCGGATATCTGATCCCTGAATTGCTCGAAAACAATTATCAGGTTGTAGGTATCGATAACTATTCCAAATACGGGAAGGTGTCGAAAAGCTTTGATGACCATCCAAATTACCATTTTGTAGAAGGCGACGTAAAAGACACCGCATTGATGTATGACTTGGCTGCGGATTGCCATCAGATTGTAGCCATAGCAGCCATGATAGGCGGCATATCCTATTTTCACGAGTTTGCGTATGACTTGTTGGCCGAGAACGAACGTATTACTGCCTCAACCTTTGATGCGGCTATCAACGCATTTCAACATGGCAGACTGAATAAAATTAACGTCGTTTCGTCATCCATGGTATTCGAATCGACAACAACGTATCCCACTCCGGAAGGAGAAGAGCGCCGCTGCCCGCCACCTTTGTCCTCTTATGGATTTCAGAAATTGGCTACTGAGTATTTTGCTCGGGCGGCTTACGATCAATACGCTCTTCCCTATACTATCATCCGTCCCTTTAATTGTATTGGTGTGGGTGAAAGAAGAAGCTGTCAGGAAAAGGCAATTTATTCCGGGAATGTTAAGCTTGCAATGAGTCACGTTGTCCCGGATTTAATCCAAAAAATACTAAAAGGACAAGACCCACTTCATTTGTTGGGCGAAGGTAATCAAATACGACATTATACATACGGTGGCGATCTTGCCACCGGAATCCGATTGTGTATGGAAAACGAAGCCGCCTTGAACCAAGACTTCAACCTGTCCACTGCGAAATCGACCAGTGTGATCGAACTTGCAGAAATAATATGGAAAAAAATCAATCCCAATAAGCCTTTCCAATGGGTTGCCGATAAGCCTTATCAATACGATGTACAAAAACGTGTTCCATCGACGCAAAAGGCATATTCTGTGCTTGGTTTTAAAGCCAATACACCTCTGGAATCGACTTTGGATGAAATCATCACTTGGATTCAAGAACAAATCCGGGTTGGCACAATATAG
- a CDS encoding tetratricopeptide repeat protein, translated as MIKEDLKKAFVAHKSGNTELAYQLYLRVLQEKPQEADALHLIGVALHQMGRPENALDYLSQAISINKSNPIYYNSLGRILNTLEKYSQSIKCYEKSIRLAPRYAEPHYNLGTVCHALHKIEESIGHYQNAIRINPGFAEAHNNLGAALNEIGNFSEARESCLQAIRLKPDYPEAFNNLGNAQKELGEVDQAIQSYRRAIGILGECAEILGNLGNALSEAGKHDDAFRSYNRAIEIEPSNGKIYNNLGALFRSQGKLDDAVACFEKAIRLMPHDVEAYHNLGNIYYDRSEYKLAISCYQKALTYDPHSLRTMINLGICLQEKGDSEMAVDIFKQVLDYDPENEKACCHLAHEMYQRCQWDILDSINRKIDRFTDEKLKDGERPEEMPFLNLIRRSDPSINFKVAQKWSDLFVRANSDKRNNPRGVRVETNSKKLTIGYLSNNFRNHPTAQLTWKIFSFHDRQQFNVNVYSYGEDDSSEHRKRIKNDCDKFTDIRALDHRGAANCIYHDQVDILIDLVGYMRNHRLDIASQRPAPIQVRWLGLAGTTGADFFDYLITDRIVTPPEESIYYSEKFIYMPDTYQVNSGLFDESIMRFQRQDDNLPEEGFVYCSFCSSYKIEANVFGLWMKILKAVPKSILWLLKSNNIVASNLRKEAESRGVDPLRIIFAEKMPKENHLERLKMADLALDTLTVNGAATTSDALWVGIPVITMKGTHFASRMSASILNAIGMEDLVCEFQDTYKKKAIELGNNPIEIKTLKDRLRINRIEKPLFDTHLFVTHLEKAYLKIWERYRDRKEPCIIHVGRTK; from the coding sequence ATGATTAAGGAGGATTTAAAAAAGGCCTTTGTTGCCCATAAATCCGGAAATACCGAACTGGCTTATCAGCTTTATTTAAGGGTTTTGCAGGAGAAACCTCAAGAGGCTGATGCACTGCATTTAATTGGTGTTGCCCTTCATCAAATGGGTAGGCCGGAAAACGCCCTTGATTATCTTTCTCAAGCGATATCCATAAACAAATCAAACCCCATCTATTACAATAGCCTTGGTCGGATTCTGAATACTTTGGAAAAATATAGTCAGTCGATCAAATGCTACGAAAAATCGATTCGGCTTGCCCCCCGCTATGCTGAACCGCATTATAATCTCGGAACAGTTTGCCATGCTTTGCATAAAATAGAGGAATCGATAGGGCATTATCAAAATGCCATTCGGATTAATCCAGGATTTGCTGAAGCCCATAACAATTTGGGTGCAGCTTTAAACGAGATCGGTAATTTTTCTGAGGCACGGGAAAGTTGTCTGCAGGCCATTCGATTAAAACCGGACTATCCTGAAGCATTCAATAATTTGGGAAACGCCCAGAAAGAACTTGGGGAAGTCGATCAGGCAATTCAATCATACAGAAGAGCGATTGGAATTCTCGGAGAATGCGCGGAAATCTTAGGGAATTTAGGAAATGCGCTCAGCGAAGCCGGCAAACATGATGATGCTTTTAGAAGCTATAATCGCGCCATTGAAATCGAGCCATCCAATGGAAAAATCTATAATAACCTTGGAGCGCTGTTTCGCTCTCAAGGAAAGCTTGATGATGCCGTTGCCTGTTTCGAGAAAGCGATCCGATTAATGCCCCATGATGTGGAAGCCTATCACAACTTAGGAAATATATACTACGATAGGTCAGAATACAAATTGGCGATCTCTTGTTATCAAAAGGCCTTAACTTACGATCCGCATTCCCTTAGAACCATGATTAATCTGGGCATCTGTTTACAAGAAAAAGGTGACTCGGAAATGGCGGTAGACATTTTCAAGCAGGTACTTGATTATGATCCTGAAAATGAGAAAGCTTGTTGCCACCTTGCTCATGAAATGTACCAACGCTGTCAGTGGGATATTTTGGATTCTATTAATCGGAAAATAGACCGGTTTACTGACGAAAAATTGAAAGACGGAGAACGTCCTGAAGAGATGCCCTTTCTAAATTTGATACGACGTAGCGACCCGTCGATCAATTTTAAAGTGGCTCAAAAGTGGAGCGACTTGTTCGTGCGCGCGAATTCCGATAAAAGAAATAATCCCAGAGGTGTGAGGGTTGAAACAAATAGTAAAAAACTCACGATCGGCTATTTGTCCAATAATTTCAGGAATCATCCGACTGCTCAGCTTACATGGAAAATTTTCAGTTTTCATGATCGGCAGCAATTCAATGTCAATGTGTATTCCTATGGCGAAGATGATTCAAGCGAACATCGAAAACGTATTAAAAACGATTGTGACAAATTTACAGACATTCGTGCATTGGATCATCGGGGTGCAGCAAATTGTATTTACCACGACCAAGTTGATATTTTGATAGATTTAGTGGGTTATATGCGCAACCATCGCCTTGATATTGCGTCGCAGCGACCCGCTCCAATTCAGGTGAGATGGTTGGGATTGGCAGGTACCACTGGCGCTGATTTTTTCGACTACCTGATCACCGACAGGATCGTTACCCCACCAGAAGAATCCATTTATTACAGTGAAAAGTTTATCTACATGCCGGACACATACCAGGTAAACAGCGGCCTGTTCGATGAGTCGATAATGCGGTTTCAACGGCAAGATGACAACCTCCCGGAAGAAGGCTTCGTCTATTGTTCTTTCTGTTCCAGCTACAAAATCGAAGCGAACGTATTTGGTCTCTGGATGAAAATTTTAAAAGCAGTACCAAAAAGTATTTTATGGCTTTTGAAAAGCAACAACATTGTGGCTTCGAACTTGAGGAAAGAGGCGGAGAGTCGAGGCGTAGATCCTTTGCGGATTATTTTTGCTGAAAAGATGCCCAAAGAGAATCATTTGGAACGCTTAAAAATGGCTGACCTCGCGCTTGATACACTAACGGTCAATGGGGCCGCGACAACAAGCGATGCATTGTGGGTTGGGATACCGGTGATCACGATGAAAGGGACGCATTTTGCCTCCAGGATGTCAGCCAGTATCTTGAATGCAATCGGGATGGAAGATCTTGTGTGCGAATTTCAAGACACATACAAAAAAAAGGCAATCGAATTGGGGAATAATCCGATAGAAATCAAAACGTTGAAAGATCGTTTGCGGATTAATCGTATTGAAAAGCCCTTGTTCGATACTCATCTTTTTGTCACCCACTTGGAGAAAGCATATTTGAAAATCTGGGAGCGATATCGGGATAGAAAAGAACCCTGTATCATCCATGTCGGCAGGACAAAATAA
- a CDS encoding Gfo/Idh/MocA family oxidoreductase, translating into MADKKNFALLGAAGYVAPKHMKAIKETSQNLVAALDPSDSVGILDSFSYDVAFFTEFERFDRHAEKLRRLGDADRLHYISICSPNYLHDAHIRFALRIGANAICEKPLVLNPWNLDALAELEKETGLKIFNVLQLRVHPSIVALKKKFEPSKSEKHNIDLAYITSRGKWYFHSWKGNINKSGGVVTNIGIHFFDMLMWIFGSVKLQEVHYSDEKKMAGFLELENARIRWFLSVDRNDLPEAIKKERKTTYRSITIDGKEIEFSGGFTDLHTIVYRDILEGGGFGIEDARPSINLVYELRNSVASRSGRERVHPFLWQS; encoded by the coding sequence ATGGCCGATAAAAAAAATTTTGCACTGTTGGGGGCTGCCGGATATGTTGCCCCAAAGCACATGAAAGCAATCAAAGAAACCAGTCAAAATCTTGTCGCAGCGTTGGACCCATCTGACTCCGTCGGCATCCTTGACAGCTTTTCTTATGACGTAGCTTTTTTCACCGAGTTCGAACGTTTTGACAGACACGCTGAAAAATTAAGACGTCTGGGGGATGCGGACAGGCTTCATTACATCAGCATTTGCTCTCCCAACTATCTGCACGATGCCCACATTCGCTTTGCTTTGCGAATTGGAGCCAATGCAATCTGTGAAAAACCTCTGGTACTTAATCCATGGAACCTGGACGCATTGGCCGAGTTGGAAAAAGAAACCGGCCTGAAAATCTTCAACGTTTTGCAATTGCGTGTTCATCCTTCCATCGTCGCATTGAAAAAAAAATTTGAGCCTTCTAAATCCGAAAAACACAACATCGATCTGGCCTACATCACCTCGCGAGGAAAATGGTATTTCCATTCGTGGAAGGGAAATATCAACAAATCAGGCGGGGTAGTCACCAACATCGGAATCCACTTTTTTGACATGCTCATGTGGATTTTCGGTTCCGTGAAACTACAGGAAGTGCATTACAGCGATGAAAAAAAAATGGCCGGTTTCCTGGAATTGGAGAATGCCCGTATCCGTTGGTTCCTTTCCGTTGACAGAAACGACCTGCCAGAAGCTATTAAAAAGGAAAGGAAAACTACCTACCGATCTATAACCATCGATGGCAAAGAGATTGAATTCTCTGGTGGCTTCACCGACCTGCATACAATTGTCTATCGCGATATCCTTGAGGGCGGCGGTTTCGGTATTGAAGATGCCCGACCATCAATCAATCTCGTATATGAACTCAGAAACTCCGTCGCTTCCCGTTCAGGAAGAGAACGTGTTCATCCGTTTCTTTGGCAATCCTGA
- a CDS encoding IS1634 family transposase, whose amino-acid sequence MENLVPDNLTFSEVGHLPIIKDFAKKIELVETLDTLVDSEMELSPGVAILAMVLDTLSGRTPLYRMEEFFQEKDTELMLGCDVKPELFCDYNIGRVLDKIFDTGTQKVFSQIAQKAIGVFDVDPRRLHFDTTSISVFGDYDFVDPPLKITYGHSKDKRPDLKQFIVSMLCVDRNIPILGTTEDGNASDKTLNNELLGGVSKHMARHGLKPGAFVYVADSAFVTPDNLEKSRDKNVKFLTRLPATYKECSRAISEAVIAENWIDFGELNQTPATKKRPAAIYRGFETTVELYGETYRAIVVHSSAHDKRRHKRIDRLLEQKRKDLETHGKKINAGPFYCRADAEAAAEKIGKATPNSYHRLRYEIREKAKYRRGRPAKGKPRTPIGYEYLLDVKIEKDTDAITPLRLEAGCFVLLTNLSGTKEQVQWPAVTLLELYKNQSGIEQNFGFLKDPVIVNSIFLKKPKRIEVLGLILVIALLIWRLMERCMRQHLERTKSEISGWKNRPTKRPTSFMMTTKFLSILVAKSGKRRQLVRPLKPVQLEFLQAMGVDPEVFIKP is encoded by the coding sequence ATGGAGAATCTGGTTCCCGATAATCTGACATTTTCAGAAGTCGGCCATCTGCCGATCATCAAAGACTTCGCCAAAAAGATTGAGCTGGTCGAGACACTGGACACCCTGGTTGACAGCGAAATGGAACTCTCACCGGGAGTCGCTATTCTGGCCATGGTGTTGGACACACTTTCGGGAAGAACCCCTTTGTACCGGATGGAAGAATTCTTTCAGGAGAAGGACACTGAATTGATGTTGGGTTGCGATGTCAAACCGGAACTTTTCTGTGACTACAATATTGGCCGTGTGCTGGACAAGATCTTCGACACCGGCACACAAAAGGTGTTCTCGCAGATCGCTCAAAAGGCCATTGGCGTGTTTGACGTCGATCCCCGTCGTTTACATTTCGATACCACCTCCATCAGTGTTTTCGGAGATTATGACTTTGTCGATCCACCACTTAAAATCACCTATGGTCACAGCAAGGACAAGCGTCCGGATCTGAAGCAGTTTATCGTTTCAATGCTGTGCGTGGATCGGAACATCCCCATCTTGGGGACCACCGAAGACGGCAACGCATCGGATAAAACGTTGAACAACGAACTTTTAGGAGGCGTCTCAAAGCACATGGCCCGGCACGGGCTTAAACCGGGAGCCTTCGTATATGTAGCGGACTCGGCTTTTGTCACGCCGGACAATCTCGAAAAATCGAGAGATAAAAACGTAAAATTCCTGACCCGGCTGCCAGCCACCTACAAGGAGTGTAGCCGTGCCATCTCCGAGGCCGTTATCGCCGAGAATTGGATTGATTTTGGCGAACTCAATCAGACACCGGCTACGAAAAAACGCCCTGCTGCGATTTACCGTGGATTTGAAACCACCGTAGAGCTCTATGGTGAAACCTACCGCGCCATCGTTGTGCACTCTTCCGCTCATGACAAACGTCGCCATAAGCGTATTGATCGATTGCTTGAGCAAAAACGCAAAGATCTGGAAACCCACGGCAAAAAGATTAACGCAGGTCCCTTTTATTGCCGGGCCGATGCCGAGGCTGCAGCAGAAAAGATCGGTAAAGCCACCCCAAACAGCTATCACAGACTACGGTATGAAATCAGGGAAAAGGCCAAATATCGCCGGGGAAGACCCGCCAAAGGAAAACCACGTACGCCCATCGGTTACGAATATCTTCTTGATGTCAAGATTGAAAAGGATACGGATGCAATCACTCCCTTGCGTCTTGAGGCCGGATGCTTTGTTTTATTAACCAACCTGTCCGGGACCAAGGAGCAGGTCCAATGGCCCGCCGTTACTCTTTTGGAGTTGTATAAGAACCAGAGCGGTATCGAACAAAACTTCGGATTTTTGAAAGACCCGGTAATCGTCAACTCCATCTTTTTGAAAAAGCCGAAACGTATCGAAGTGCTTGGTTTGATCCTTGTAATCGCACTTCTGATTTGGCGCTTGATGGAGCGCTGTATGCGTCAACATCTGGAAAGAACGAAAAGCGAAATCAGCGGCTGGAAAAATCGCCCGACCAAGCGACCGACCTCTTTCATGATGACGACGAAATTCTTAAGCATATTGGTAGCGAAATCAGGAAAACGAAGACAACTGGTCAGGCCATTAAAGCCTGTTCAGCTGGAATTTTTACAGGCTATGGGGGTTGACCCGGAAGTATTTATCAAACCGTAA
- the flaF gene encoding flagellar biosynthesis regulator FlaF: MYNKALNAYKSVEKSTVSGRETEARVLTEAATKLRSCQKNWDSENRKKMLDEALTYNQRIWTIFQAELGKQDNPLPDNIKLDLLRLSSFIDKRIFEVMAYPDPEKLNIIIKINENIAAGLRNT, translated from the coding sequence GTGTACAATAAAGCGCTCAATGCCTATAAATCAGTTGAAAAATCGACTGTATCCGGCAGGGAAACCGAAGCCAGAGTATTGACGGAAGCGGCAACTAAACTTCGGTCCTGCCAGAAAAACTGGGATAGCGAAAATCGAAAAAAAATGCTGGACGAGGCTCTGACCTACAACCAACGTATCTGGACCATATTCCAGGCAGAACTCGGCAAGCAAGACAATCCGTTGCCTGACAATATTAAATTGGATCTGCTGCGACTCAGTTCCTTCATCGACAAGAGGATCTTCGAGGTCATGGCCTACCCGGACCCCGAAAAACTAAATATCATTATTAAAATCAATGAAAACATCGCGGCGGGACTCAGAAATACGTAA
- a CDS encoding flagellar biosynthesis repressor FlbT encodes MGLKITLKPGERMIIGGAVITNGGQKCNFIVENKVSILRDKDILSAEKANSPARRVYFAIQLMYIDSSNLKTHHKVYWELVKDFLEAAPSSLGLIDQISENILEGNYYQALKNCKKLITFEEEVIARVQ; translated from the coding sequence ATGGGACTAAAAATAACGCTGAAGCCCGGAGAACGGATGATCATCGGTGGGGCTGTAATCACCAACGGTGGTCAGAAATGCAATTTCATTGTTGAAAACAAGGTCTCCATTCTAAGGGATAAAGACATCCTGAGTGCAGAAAAAGCAAATTCACCCGCCCGGCGCGTCTATTTTGCGATTCAGTTGATGTACATCGACAGCAGTAATTTAAAAACCCACCACAAAGTATATTGGGAATTGGTAAAGGACTTCCTTGAGGCCGCGCCTAGTTCCCTTGGTCTTATTGACCAAATCAGTGAAAATATTTTGGAAGGAAATTATTACCAAGCGCTTAAGAACTGTAAAAAGCTGATTACATTTGAAGAGGAGGTCATCGCCCGTGTACAATAA
- a CDS encoding flagellin, with product MAIALTSGMRQNLIALQSVDSLMETTQNRLSTGKKVNSALDDPVNFFKAEDHYNRASDLAAKKDGMNEAMKTIEAANTGIESIENLLDQMKSLASAAKTSTNKSDLMSQYDRIISQVAFMADDSSYGGQNLLNNDSLSVEFNEDGSNTLSVQGFSAASSGSVAGVTISAANFATNTTIETAISQIDAAITQLRTEAQKLSSSLSTIQIRADFTTEMENTLNTGADNLTLADMNEEGANMLMLQTRQNLGTTSLSLASQAAQAVLQLF from the coding sequence ATGGCAATCGCACTTACTTCCGGAATGAGACAAAACCTGATCGCTCTTCAGAGCGTGGACAGCTTGATGGAAACCACCCAGAACCGTCTGTCCACCGGCAAGAAGGTCAACTCGGCCCTGGATGATCCGGTTAACTTTTTCAAAGCGGAAGACCATTACAATCGTGCCAGCGACCTCGCTGCCAAAAAAGACGGCATGAACGAGGCCATGAAAACCATCGAGGCTGCGAACACCGGTATCGAAAGCATCGAAAACCTGTTGGACCAGATGAAGTCCCTGGCTTCCGCCGCCAAGACATCCACCAACAAGTCCGACCTGATGAGCCAGTATGACCGCATCATCAGCCAGGTTGCTTTCATGGCCGATGACTCCAGCTATGGCGGCCAGAACCTTCTCAATAACGATTCGCTTTCCGTCGAATTCAACGAAGATGGAAGCAACACACTGAGCGTGCAAGGGTTCAGCGCTGCTAGCTCCGGTAGTGTCGCCGGAGTGACTATCTCGGCTGCCAATTTCGCCACGAACACAACTATCGAAACTGCAATCTCCCAAATTGATGCGGCCATTACCCAGCTTCGTACTGAGGCCCAGAAGCTCTCTTCCAGTCTGTCCACAATTCAGATTCGAGCGGACTTTACGACTGAGATGGAAAATACGCTGAATACCGGCGCGGACAACCTGACGTTGGCCGACATGAATGAAGAAGGCGCCAACATGCTGATGCTGCAGACCCGTCAGAACCTGGGTACGACGTCTCTCAGCCTGGCATCTCAGGCTGCTCAGGCCGTATTGCAGCTGTTTTAA
- a CDS encoding sigma-54 dependent transcriptional regulator translates to MTGSDKTDAFDGIVGESTKMQDIFRLVERVADSDSTILINGETGTGKGLIAQAIHRQSYRRGQPFVSINCGAIPENLLESELFGHIKGSFTGATANKVGKFEAANGGTIFLDEIGDMSQDLQVKILKVLEERCFEPVGGCKTVKVDVRIVAATHRDLEEEVQKGNFREDLFYRLYVIPIKLPALRERRSDIPHFVAHFMDRLNSTKNTSVDSISEEALDVMIQHSWPGNVRELANLMERIVVIKGQGEIEIDDLPLKMRNDAPKNSILSPEITGDGLCLTTAVSEFEKRLIYQSLEKTKWVKNRAAKLLHVKRTTLVEKIKRYDLQKCA, encoded by the coding sequence GTGACTGGCTCAGACAAGACAGACGCATTCGATGGTATTGTCGGTGAAAGCACAAAAATGCAGGACATCTTCCGGCTGGTCGAACGGGTTGCGGACAGCGACAGCACCATTTTAATTAATGGTGAAACCGGTACGGGAAAAGGGTTGATCGCCCAGGCCATCCACAGGCAATCCTACCGAAGGGGTCAGCCTTTCGTTTCCATTAACTGCGGTGCAATCCCCGAAAACCTTCTGGAAAGCGAACTGTTCGGGCACATCAAAGGGTCGTTTACCGGTGCCACGGCCAACAAGGTCGGCAAATTCGAGGCGGCCAACGGCGGCACCATTTTTCTAGATGAAATCGGGGATATGAGTCAGGATTTGCAGGTCAAGATTCTCAAGGTGCTCGAAGAGCGCTGCTTCGAGCCGGTGGGCGGCTGCAAAACCGTAAAAGTGGATGTCCGCATTGTCGCTGCGACCCACCGTGACCTCGAAGAGGAGGTCCAGAAGGGCAATTTCCGGGAAGATTTATTCTATCGGCTGTACGTGATTCCCATCAAACTTCCCGCCCTGAGGGAACGGCGTTCCGATATTCCCCATTTCGTGGCCCACTTCATGGATCGCTTGAATTCGACCAAAAACACCTCCGTAGATTCGATTTCCGAAGAGGCCCTGGATGTGATGATACAGCATTCCTGGCCCGGGAATGTCAGAGAACTGGCCAATCTGATGGAGCGAATTGTGGTCATCAAAGGGCAAGGGGAAATTGAAATCGATGACCTACCGCTGAAAATGAGGAACGATGCGCCCAAAAACAGTATCTTGTCCCCCGAGATCACCGGCGATGGCCTTTGCCTGACGACGGCAGTCAGCGAGTTCGAAAAGCGCCTGATCTATCAGAGTCTGGAAAAGACGAAGTGGGTCAAAAACCGGGCCGCCAAACTGCTGCACGTAAAGCGGACCACACTGGTGGAAAAGATCAAGCGGTACGATCTGCAAAAATGCGCTTGA
- a CDS encoding sigma-54 dependent transcriptional regulator, translating into MANHPISVLLVTSDAELRHHLFQVLEDVGQFRLNGCATGREAMDQLESHSFQILYADMRLDDLSAVTLSEQVQQKYPDIAILIGATQGTARDVIAAMQAGASDFILDPYESDLVREAFRKAARDIAAREGTDPVRTVKDKAFITRDGVLLRTLEIARKVAPSTASILITGESGTGKELLAAFIHAHSQRESEPYVAINCAALPEQLAESELFGHEKGAFTGAISRKTGKFESAGKGTLVLDEITEMTLPLQAKLLRALQEREIVRVGSNRSISVEARVIAISNRTMKEAVASGNFREDLYYRLNVIPLTIPPLRERKNDIPLLAEAFLRRFSSQNEKKMDGISEMAMEQLMRQNWPGNVRELENTIERGVLIGSGQTLLPEDLILDGGPPDSAATVSPTAGMTVREMEKQLIANTLQAVNDNRTHAAKMLGISIRTLRNKLNEYKEEMESV; encoded by the coding sequence ATGGCGAATCATCCAATTTCAGTATTGCTGGTCACTTCGGATGCTGAACTGCGTCACCACCTGTTCCAAGTGTTAGAAGATGTCGGTCAATTCCGGCTGAACGGCTGTGCAACCGGCCGGGAAGCGATGGACCAGCTGGAGTCGCATTCTTTTCAAATCCTGTATGCCGATATGCGCCTCGACGATTTATCGGCGGTGACCTTGAGCGAACAAGTCCAACAAAAGTACCCCGATATTGCCATTCTGATCGGTGCAACACAAGGAACGGCCAGAGACGTCATCGCGGCCATGCAGGCCGGTGCCTCCGATTTCATCCTCGATCCCTACGAAAGCGATCTGGTCCGCGAAGCATTCCGGAAGGCGGCCCGGGATATTGCCGCGAGAGAAGGAACGGACCCCGTTCGGACCGTAAAAGACAAGGCCTTCATCACCCGCGATGGCGTCCTGCTGCGAACGCTGGAAATCGCCCGCAAAGTGGCGCCGAGCACGGCCAGTATCCTGATTACCGGAGAAAGCGGCACTGGCAAGGAACTGCTGGCCGCGTTCATTCATGCCCATAGCCAACGCGAGAGCGAGCCCTATGTGGCCATCAATTGCGCCGCTTTGCCGGAGCAATTGGCCGAAAGCGAGCTGTTTGGCCATGAGAAAGGGGCCTTTACCGGGGCGATCTCTCGAAAAACCGGAAAATTCGAGAGCGCCGGGAAAGGGACCCTGGTGCTGGATGAAATCACCGAGATGACCCTGCCGCTTCAGGCCAAGCTGCTGCGCGCCCTGCAGGAAAGGGAAATCGTAAGGGTCGGCAGCAACCGTTCCATCTCCGTTGAGGCCAGAGTGATTGCCATCAGCAACCGTACGATGAAAGAGGCGGTCGCTTCGGGAAACTTCCGGGAAGATCTCTACTATCGGTTGAACGTCATTCCTTTGACGATTCCGCCCTTGCGGGAACGAAAAAACGACATTCCTTTGTTAGCCGAAGCCTTTCTCCGGCGTTTCAGCAGCCAAAACGAAAAAAAAATGGATGGCATTTCCGAGATGGCCATGGAGCAGTTGATGCGGCAGAACTGGCCCGGAAATGTCCGTGAACTGGAAAATACCATCGAGCGCGGAGTCCTCATCGGCAGCGGCCAAACCCTTCTGCCGGAGGATTTGATTCTGGACGGCGGGCCGCCGGATTCAGCGGCCACTGTTTCCCCGACGGCGGGCATGACGGTTCGGGAGATGGAAAAACAGTTGATTGCCAATACCCTGCAAGCCGTCAACGACAACCGTACCCATGCGGCCAAAATGCTGGGAATCAGCATCCGGACCCTGCGCAATAAATTGAACGAATACAAGGAAGAGATGGAAAGCGTCTGA
- the flgB gene encoding flagellar basal body rod protein FlgB produces the protein MDHHPVNLFGGTISTLSRSLDLRARKHETVLNNVANADTPNYKPFVMDVEAAIQKEPQAVVPGTMQLTNERHLPGRPSPDDPETARTADGENPLLFRGDQNGVDIDAEMTALAKNSLLYRASAQMVKSKLSGLKNVIKGGSQ, from the coding sequence ATGGACCACCATCCGGTCAATCTATTCGGCGGAACGATCTCGACGTTGTCGCGGTCGTTGGACCTGCGGGCACGCAAACACGAAACTGTTTTAAATAACGTGGCCAATGCGGATACGCCCAACTACAAGCCCTTTGTCATGGATGTGGAAGCGGCCATTCAAAAAGAGCCTCAAGCGGTCGTGCCTGGCACCATGCAGTTGACCAACGAGCGCCACCTGCCCGGACGCCCTTCACCGGACGATCCGGAAACCGCCCGCACCGCCGATGGTGAGAATCCGCTTTTGTTCAGGGGAGACCAAAATGGCGTCGACATCGATGCCGAGATGACCGCCTTGGCCAAAAACAGCCTGCTTTACCGGGCCTCGGCCCAAATGGTCAAATCCAAGTTGTCGGGATTGAAAAACGTCATCAAGGGAGGAAGCCAGTAA